A genomic stretch from Primulina huaijiensis isolate GDHJ02 chromosome 14, ASM1229523v2, whole genome shotgun sequence includes:
- the LOC140956452 gene encoding protein EXECUTER 1, chloroplastic-like, producing the protein MASMCPSPTLPSSRLDLNFTDSSRFGRRSSIAIPLVSDSSLCCRCSNVSNGGKSDSGSWWWDFDVQETIRNAIKQVESYFDSYRDRKVEAGVTVVEEGEEEEEEWNWERWRKHFAEVDEQERLVSVLKSQLASAIKREDYEDASRLKVAIAATATNDTVGRVISHLKKCVEEERYGDASVLRDYAGVGLVGWWAGISEDSSDPYGRIINIRAEYGRYIARSYSPRQLATSLDGTPLFEVYLTITMKGDYKQQAVYLKRKGSPLDLYVQSFNSSRNTKNLGAREIKSELFERSPENSEDGDYRDDDSDFDNVLRDMIPGVKVKVVKVTSEKVDKDMISKVIEQIIDEEEEDYELENADADDEIKSDNDDEQSDIELDAGSGGSEDEERNQIAVEVVVGSGIIPKISRGTQVKDLLRIPARLEKKDRWSFTFTVEEEAKEHISSGGQSPQTNRAKIHGQHSIDHVMQDLVKSIGKGKIPLKVLKDVGGLINLTLSQARNRQPLSGSTAFNRVDISSSDPLDGLYIGAHGLYTSEVIHMKRRFGQWKEDGSSKKPSNVEFYEYVEAVKITGDPYVPAGQVAFRAKVGKRYQLPHKGIIPEEFGVIARYKGQGRLAEPGFKNPRWVDGELVILDGKHIKGGPVVGFVYWAPEYHFLVFFNRLRLQD; encoded by the exons ATGGCGTCCATGTGCCCCTCGCCAACGCTTCCATCATCTCGTCTCGACCTCAACTTCACTGATTCCTCCAGGTTTGGCAGGCGATCGTCGATTGCGATTCCTTTGGTCTCCGATTCTTCTCTCTGTTGCCGCTGCAGCAACGTTAGTAATGGGGGGAAATCCGATTCGGGCTCGTGGTGGTGGGATTTTGATGTGCAGGAGACGATAAGGAATGCTATTAAGCAGGTTGAAAGTTATTTTGATTCGTATCGTGATCGGAAAGTGGAAGCTGGTGTTACGGTGGTGGAGGAAGGggaagaggaggaggaggaaTGGAATTGGGAGAGATGGAGGAAGCATTTCGCAGAGGTGGATGAGCAGGAACGATTGGTCTCAGTTCTGAAG TCCCAGTTAGCAAGTGCAATTAAGAGAGAGGATTATGAAGATGCTTCTAGGCTTAAGGTTGCAATTGCCGCCACTGCTACAAATGACACTGTTGGGAGAGTGATATCCCATCTCAAG AAATGTGTGGAGGAAGAACGTTATGGGGACGCATCTGTTTTACGTGATTATGCTGGTGTCGGATTG GTAGGATGGTGGGCTGGAATTTCAGAAGATTCTAGCGATCCTTATGGCCGTATCATTAATATACGTGCAGAATATGGAAGATATATTGCCAGAAGTTATAGTCCTCG TCAGCTTGCTACATCACTGGATGGCACCCCTCTGTTTGAGGTTTATCTCACAATCACTATGAAAGGCGATTATAAGCAGCAG GCTGTTTACTTGAAGCGGAAGGGATCTCCTCTAGATCTTTATGTCCAATCCTTCAATTCATCAAGAAACACAAAAAACCTTGGCGCGAGAGAAATTAAAAGCGAGCTGTTTGAAAGAAGCCCTGAAAATTCTGAGGATGGTGATTATAGGGATGATGATTCTGATTTTGACAATGTCTTGCGAGATATGATTCCTGGTGTGAAAGTCAAGGTTGTGAAAGTAACATCAGAAAAGGTTGATAAGGATATGATATCTAAGGTGATTGAACAGATAattgatgaagaggaagaggaCTACGAATTGGAGAATGCAGATGCTGATGATGAAATCAAAAGTGACAATGATGATGAGCAGAGTGACATTGAACTGGATGCTGGTAGTGGAGGGAGTGAGGATGAAGAGCGGAATCAAATTGCAGTTGAGGTAGTTGTTGGTAGTGGTATCATCCCTAAAATTTCTCGTGGAACTCAGGTCAAAGACTTGCTCCGAATACCAGCTAGGCTGGAGAAAAAGGATCGGTGGTCATTTACTTTTACAGTAGAAGAAGAGGCCAAAGAGCATATTTCTAGTGGTGGACAGTCTCCACAAACGAACAGAGCTAAGATTCATGGTCAACACAGCATTGACCATGTTATGCAAGATCTTGTTAAGTCCATTGGGAAAGGGAAAATTCCGTTGAAG GTCCTGAAAGATGTTGGTGGATTAATAAATCTAACTCTCAGTCAGGCCCGAAATCGTCAGCCTCTCTCTGGGTCAACTGCATTCAACCGTGTTGATATATCATCTTCAGATCCATTAGATG GACTATACATTGGGGCCCATGGGCTTTACACTTCAGAAGTCATTCATATGAAAAGAAGATTTGGTCAATGGAAAGAGGATGGTAGCTCAAAGAAGccatcaaatgttgaattttatGAGTATGTAGAAGCAGTGAAAATAACAGGGGATCCTTATGTTCCAGCTGGCCAG GTAGCATTCCGTGCAAAAGTTGGGAAAAGATATCAGCTTCCGCATAAAGGGATAATCCCTGAAGAATTTGGGGTG ATTGCTCGATACAAGGGACAGGGAAGACTGGCTGAGCCTGGATTTAAGAATCCTCGTTGGGTTGATGGTGAACTTGTTATATTGGATGGAAAG CACATCAAAGGAGGGCCTGTTGTTGGTTTTGTTTATTGGGCGCCAGAATATCATTTCTTGGTGTTCTTCAATAGATTGAGGCTGCAGGATTGA
- the LOC140958054 gene encoding putative UDP-rhamnose:rhamnosyltransferase 1, with amino-acid sequence MASEQYHIMMFPWLAFGHMIPFLELSKRLAARGILISYVSTSKNLQRLPLIPTNLQPRINLVELPLPRVEGLPENCEATIDLQLNQIQFLKKAYDRLAQPFENLMQKSVPDLILFDFAPYWIPEIGAKFGVPTVFFSVYTAAAMAFIGPPEELKTGNRRPSPEHFTMPPDWIPFPSLIATRPDYATRMWSSLKFPDASGVSSGHRLAKSIEDCSFVAFRSCDEFEGEYISVVRELYQKPVFPIGVLPPVPAENMKGSEVNSNWSDAFKWLDAQKAKSVVFVGFGSEYKMPIEQIHELAFGIEVSRLPFVWILRKPQEVHSLDLLPPGFANRTLSQGMVIQGWAPQLEILAHSAIGGCLFHSGWGTIVESLGFGHPLILLPMIADQGFNAKLLVEKEVGYEVPRNEDGSFSRESVASSIRLVVVAPQGEKFRSKTAKMRRIFNNQGSEECYMNKFIEHLEKLKDSKGKK; translated from the coding sequence ATGGCAAGCGAACAATACCATATCATGATGTTTCCATGGTTGGCATTTGGTCATATGATACCATTCCTTGAGTTATCAAAGAGATTAGCCGCACGAGGGATCTTGATTTCATATGTTTCCACCTCAAAAAACCTGCAGAGATTACCTCTAATTCCAACAAATTTGCAGCCTAGAATAAACCTTGTGGAGCTCCCATTGCCACGAGTTGAAGGGTTGCCCGAAAATTGTGAAGCAACCATTGATCTGCAGCTAAACCAAATACAATTCTTGAAAAAAGCATACGACAGATTAGCTCAACCATTTGAAAATCTAATGCAGAAGAGTGTTCCAGACTTGATACTTTTCGACTTTGCTCCATATTGGATACCAGAGATTGGCGCAAAATTTGGTGTCCCTACAGTTTTTTTCAGTGTATACACAGCTGCTGCAATGGCTTTTATAGGGCCACCGGAGGAGCTCAAGACTGGTAATAGACGTCCAAGTCCAGAACATTTCACCATGCCACCAGATTGGATCCCTTTTCCTAGTCTTATAGCAACAAGACCAGATTACGCAACAAGGATGTGGAGTAGTCTTAAGTTCCCTGATGCATCAGGTGTATCCAGTGGCCATCGTCTAGCCAAAAGCATAGAAGACTGCAGCTTTGTTGCATTCAGAAGCTGTGATGAATTTGAGGGAGAGTACATAAGTGTTGTACGAGAACTCTATCAAAAACCAGTTTTCCCAATAGGTGTACTTCCCCCGGTACCTGCAGAAAACATGAAAGGAAGTGAAGTTAATTCAAACTGGTCCGACGCTTTCAAATGGTTGGATGCACAAAAGGCCAAGTCTGTAGTTTTTGTTGGGTTCGGAAGTGAATACAAGATGCCAATCGAGCAGATACATGAACTTGCATTTGGAATCGAGGTTTCAAGATTACCTTTTGTTTGGATACTGAGGAAGCCACAAGAAGTACACAGCTTAGACTTGCTCCCTCCTGGATTTGCTAACCGTACCCTAAGCCAAGGCATGGTTATTCAAGGATGGGCTCCTCAACTGGAAATCCTTGCTCATTCTGCAATTGGAGGATGTCTCTTCCATTCTGGATGGGGAACCATTGTTGAGTCTCTTGGCTTTGGACACCCTTTGATCCTTCTTCCAATGATAGCTGATCAAGGATTCAATGCAAAGCTGTTGGTGGAAAAAGAAGTTGGCTATGAGGTACCAAGAAACGAAGATGGTTCATTTAGCCGTGAATCTGTAGCAAGCTCAATTAGACTGGTTGTCGTAGCACCACAGGGGGAGAAGTTTAGATCCAAGACAGCAAAGATGAGAAGGATTTTCAACAATCAAGGGAGCGAGGAATGCTACATGAACAAATTTATCGAGCATTTGGAAAAGCTAAAGGATTCAAAAGGGAAGAAATAG